A DNA window from Candidatus Neptunochlamydia vexilliferae contains the following coding sequences:
- a CDS encoding DUF502 domain-containing protein, with amino-acid sequence MKKYLVTGLVILLPLAVTIAIVVFIVDFLTKPFIGIVSGFLQDMNLLNKGFLFLTPEQVVLYGSKLLILLCLVLFTFLLGMIARWFFFKALINLSDKILHRIPLVNKVYKTTQEIIKTIFVTDKSSFKQVVMVPFPKGGSYVMGLVSRESPKVCCEGVGEELYSVLVPTTPNPTTGFLLMYKKEEMIFLDLKPEQAIKYIVSCGVITPEHPTQIPEEPAP; translated from the coding sequence ATGAAAAAATATCTTGTGACGGGGCTCGTCATTCTTTTGCCCCTGGCGGTGACGATCGCCATCGTTGTCTTTATCGTCGACTTTTTAACCAAGCCTTTCATCGGCATTGTCTCTGGCTTTTTGCAAGACATGAATCTCCTAAACAAGGGGTTTTTGTTCTTAACACCCGAGCAGGTGGTCCTCTACGGCAGTAAGCTCCTGATCTTGCTCTGCCTTGTTCTTTTCACCTTCCTTTTAGGGATGATTGCCCGCTGGTTCTTCTTTAAGGCGTTGATCAACCTCAGTGATAAAATCCTCCACCGGATCCCCCTTGTTAACAAGGTTTACAAGACAACGCAAGAGATCATTAAGACCATTTTTGTCACTGATAAGAGCTCCTTTAAGCAGGTGGTCATGGTCCCCTTCCCCAAGGGGGGCTCCTATGTGATGGGGCTGGTTTCGAGAGAGTCGCCTAAGGTGTGCTGTGAGGGGGTAGGCGAAGAGCTCTACTCCGTTTTGGTCCCAACGACTCCTAACCCGACAACAGGGTTTCTTCTGATGTACAAAAAAGAGGAGATGATCTTCCTCGATCTTAAGCCGGAACAAGCGATCAAATATATCGTCTCGTGTGGTGTGATTACCCCTGAGCACCCGACCCAAATCCCAGAAGAACCGGCGCCATGA